In a genomic window of Streptomyces sp. NBC_01231:
- a CDS encoding extracellular solute-binding protein — protein sequence MKTRTLPVLIAALTAGAVLAACSGGTKAGSDGGSRTLTLASVDQGSVEDVVKAFEKANPGVKVRYTTSGADQYQQQIRTQLSSGTAPDVMSVWPGNGSPGATHVLAEPGYLRDLSDQPWAARMPDAIKSVAQYDGKTYNAIFGQNGIGAVYNQEAMTKAGLTPPDTWTKLLAFCRAAKAEGTPAFALGNQDNWVTQLVLYALVATTVYGDDRDFDQRMRAGRATFAQSPWTTALDKYLTMERTGCFQKNPLGTTYEVGQGLAATGRTLGIIQGNWVIALLKQKNPKGTFTLRALPATDDPSETLIPAAAGAGYGVNAKAKNEKLALKFVTFVMSPEGMNLFVEKQGGLPSLPDTGYAVDPSLTALSQFVEADRTVPFMDQLWPNAKIQQTMLSGLQEIFSGQSTPEKLLDDMDADYEAGS from the coding sequence ATGAAGACACGCACACTCCCGGTCCTGATCGCCGCGTTGACGGCGGGAGCCGTACTTGCCGCGTGCAGCGGCGGCACCAAGGCCGGTTCGGACGGCGGTTCCCGGACCCTGACGCTCGCCTCGGTCGACCAGGGCTCGGTCGAGGACGTCGTCAAGGCGTTCGAGAAGGCCAACCCGGGCGTCAAGGTCCGCTACACCACCAGCGGCGCCGACCAGTACCAGCAGCAGATCCGTACCCAGCTGTCCTCCGGGACCGCACCCGACGTGATGTCGGTCTGGCCCGGCAACGGCAGCCCGGGCGCCACCCACGTCCTGGCCGAACCCGGTTACCTGCGGGACCTCTCGGACCAGCCCTGGGCCGCCAGAATGCCCGACGCGATCAAGAGCGTCGCCCAGTACGACGGGAAGACCTACAACGCGATCTTCGGGCAGAACGGCATCGGCGCGGTCTACAACCAGGAGGCCATGACGAAGGCCGGGCTCACCCCGCCGGACACCTGGACGAAGCTGCTGGCCTTCTGCCGGGCGGCGAAGGCCGAGGGAACCCCCGCCTTCGCGCTGGGCAACCAGGACAACTGGGTGACCCAACTCGTCCTGTACGCGCTGGTCGCCACGACCGTCTACGGCGACGACCGGGACTTCGACCAGCGGATGCGGGCGGGCCGGGCCACCTTCGCACAGTCGCCGTGGACCACCGCCCTGGACAAGTACCTGACGATGGAGAGGACCGGCTGCTTCCAGAAGAACCCGCTGGGCACCACCTACGAAGTCGGCCAAGGCCTCGCCGCCACCGGCAGGACGCTCGGCATCATCCAGGGCAACTGGGTGATCGCCCTCCTCAAGCAGAAGAATCCGAAGGGCACGTTCACGCTCCGGGCCCTTCCGGCCACCGACGACCCGTCCGAGACCCTCATACCGGCCGCGGCGGGCGCCGGTTACGGCGTCAACGCCAAGGCGAAGAACGAAAAACTCGCCCTGAAGTTCGTGACCTTCGTGATGTCGCCCGAGGGCATGAACCTGTTCGTCGAGAAGCAGGGCGGCCTGCCCTCCCTGCCCGACACGGGCTACGCGGTCGACCCCTCGCTGACCGCACTCTCGCAGTTCGTCGAGGCTGACCGAACGGTGCCGTTCATGGACCAGCTCTGGCCCAACGCCAAGATCCAGCAGACCATGCTCAGCGGCCTCCAGGAGATCTTCAGCGGACAGTCCACGCCCGAAAAGCTCCTCGACGACATGGACGCCGACTACGAGGCCGGTTCCTGA
- a CDS encoding LacI family transcriptional regulator — translation MEPSTPPRRVTIVDVARHAQVSTTAVSKVLRNAYGASPEMRAKVRRAIDELGYRPHAGARALRGQTYTIGVMLPDIRNPFFPEVLDGVTHSLEDTEYQVLLGPGCNGEQAEARVTESMIDRGMDGMILVAPVSPRAHLERIASTVPTVVVGRHGSSPVYDTVVNDDVEGASLVVGHLAGLGHRRIAHIEHLETDPTRLAEMPNARRADGYRQAMRTKGLAEWTDVVSTSYTQEGGCRGAKELLARARRPTAVFAGADIVAMGVLEVVAEAGLSVPGDISVAGYDNTAFAALGPISLTSVDQAGHEMGSNAARLLLDRIADRQRPSAQVSLSPTLVPRRTTARPAT, via the coding sequence ATGGAACCGTCGACACCGCCCCGCCGCGTCACCATCGTCGACGTGGCGCGGCACGCCCAGGTGTCCACGACCGCCGTGTCCAAGGTGCTGCGCAACGCCTACGGCGCCAGCCCCGAGATGCGCGCGAAGGTGCGCCGCGCGATCGACGAACTCGGCTACCGGCCTCACGCGGGCGCCCGGGCCCTGCGCGGGCAGACGTACACCATCGGCGTGATGCTGCCCGACATCCGCAATCCCTTCTTCCCCGAGGTCCTCGACGGCGTCACACATTCGCTGGAGGACACCGAGTACCAGGTACTCCTGGGACCGGGCTGCAACGGGGAGCAGGCGGAGGCCCGGGTCACGGAGTCGATGATCGACCGCGGCATGGACGGCATGATCCTGGTCGCGCCCGTGTCACCGCGCGCTCACCTCGAACGCATCGCCTCCACCGTGCCGACCGTCGTCGTCGGGCGGCACGGATCGTCTCCGGTGTACGACACGGTGGTGAACGACGACGTCGAAGGAGCCTCCCTGGTCGTCGGCCACCTTGCCGGTCTGGGGCATCGGCGGATCGCCCACATCGAGCACCTCGAAACCGATCCGACGCGCCTGGCGGAGATGCCCAACGCCCGGCGCGCCGACGGATACCGGCAGGCCATGCGGACCAAGGGACTGGCGGAGTGGACCGACGTGGTCTCCACCAGCTACACCCAGGAAGGCGGCTGCCGGGGCGCGAAGGAACTGCTTGCCCGAGCCCGCCGGCCCACGGCCGTCTTCGCCGGCGCGGACATCGTCGCGATGGGCGTGCTGGAAGTCGTCGCGGAGGCCGGGCTCTCCGTTCCGGGTGACATCTCGGTGGCCGGTTACGACAACACCGCGTTCGCAGCGCTCGGACCCATCTCGCTGACCAGCGTCGACCAGGCGGGCCACGAGATGGGCAGCAATGCCGCCCGTCTGCTTCTCGACCGGATCGCCGACCGGCAAAGACCCTCGGCGCAGGTCAGCCTGTCCCCCACGCTGGTGCCGCGCCGGACAACCGCTCGGCCAGCGACGTAG
- a CDS encoding sugar ABC transporter permease yields MALAPNEQLPDHDRPPDATPPPRVRRARTAPPWWFALPALVLFAFVALVPSARGVYYAFTDWDGLDPSFSFVGLDNFAEVFRDPDAVRAIWHTLLIAVSITVIQNALGLLLALGVNSAIRSRNLLRVFFFAPAVITPIVTAYLWRNLLGPDGAVNSLLGAVGLDGLRQDWLGSPRVALWAVVGVVVWQFAGYSMVIFLAGLQSVPQEVHEAAAMDGAGPVRRFWSVTRPLLAPALTVNLMLSIIGGIKLFDQVYALTGGGPGHATDTLSTLIYKDAFTLGEFGYSIALAVVLTIIVAVVSTGQYAALARSERAAS; encoded by the coding sequence GTGGCTCTCGCTCCGAACGAGCAACTCCCGGATCACGACCGGCCGCCGGACGCCACGCCCCCGCCACGAGTCCGACGGGCGCGTACGGCCCCGCCCTGGTGGTTCGCGCTTCCCGCACTGGTCCTGTTCGCCTTCGTCGCGCTGGTGCCGAGCGCTCGCGGTGTCTACTACGCCTTCACGGACTGGGACGGCCTGGATCCCAGCTTCTCCTTCGTGGGCCTGGACAACTTCGCCGAGGTGTTTCGCGACCCCGACGCGGTGCGGGCGATCTGGCACACGCTGCTGATCGCCGTGTCGATCACCGTGATCCAGAACGCGCTGGGCCTGTTGCTGGCCCTCGGGGTCAACTCGGCCATCAGGTCCCGGAACCTGCTCCGGGTCTTCTTCTTCGCCCCGGCGGTGATCACTCCGATCGTCACCGCCTACCTCTGGCGCAACCTGCTCGGACCCGACGGCGCGGTCAACAGCCTGCTGGGCGCGGTAGGCCTGGACGGCCTGCGGCAGGACTGGCTCGGCAGTCCACGGGTGGCCCTGTGGGCGGTGGTGGGGGTGGTCGTCTGGCAGTTCGCCGGCTACTCGATGGTCATCTTCCTGGCCGGGCTCCAGTCGGTGCCCCAGGAGGTCCACGAGGCGGCGGCCATGGACGGAGCGGGCCCGGTACGGCGTTTCTGGTCGGTCACGCGCCCGCTGCTGGCTCCGGCCCTCACCGTCAACCTGATGCTGTCGATCATCGGCGGCATCAAACTCTTCGACCAGGTGTACGCGCTGACGGGCGGCGGGCCGGGACACGCCACCGACACCCTCTCGACGCTCATCTACAAGGACGCCTTCACGCTCGGTGAGTTCGGCTACAGCATCGCGCTCGCGGTCGTCCTCACGATCATCGTGGCGGTCGTCTCGACCGGACAGTACGCCGCGCTCGCCCGCAGCGAGAGGGCCGCGTCGTGA
- a CDS encoding carbohydrate ABC transporter permease: MNRYRRRTFALELAMTATALIVGFPVYVLVNLAVRPASDTSSPISPTTAPTLDNFSQAWQQGALGGALGNSLLVTACSVLIVLAVSSLAAYPLARVASRWSRRTYLFFLLGLVLPFQLASLPLYQTMRDLGLLGTPWALVLFYSGLQVPFTVFLYVGFLRALPRDFEDAALIDGCTPLQGFRHVVLPMLKPVTVTALVLNTVAVWNDFFTPLLYLSGSAQQTMPVAIAGFVGQYVTDWNLILAALVISILPVLLVYFLLQRSIINGFAGGLRG, encoded by the coding sequence GTGAACCGCTACCGCCGCCGCACGTTCGCGCTGGAGCTGGCGATGACCGCCACCGCCCTGATCGTCGGCTTCCCGGTGTACGTCCTCGTCAACCTGGCCGTGCGGCCGGCGTCGGACACGTCGTCGCCGATCAGTCCGACCACAGCGCCCACCCTGGACAACTTCTCGCAGGCGTGGCAACAGGGCGCGCTGGGCGGGGCGTTGGGCAACAGCCTGCTGGTGACGGCGTGCAGCGTCCTCATCGTGCTGGCCGTCTCGTCGCTCGCGGCGTACCCGCTCGCCCGCGTGGCGTCCCGCTGGTCCCGGCGCACGTATCTGTTCTTCCTCCTGGGCCTCGTCCTGCCCTTCCAGCTCGCCTCGCTGCCGCTCTACCAGACCATGCGCGACCTCGGCCTGCTCGGCACTCCGTGGGCACTGGTCCTCTTCTACTCAGGCCTGCAGGTGCCGTTCACCGTCTTCCTCTACGTCGGCTTTCTGCGCGCCCTGCCCCGCGACTTCGAGGACGCTGCCCTGATCGACGGCTGCACACCTCTGCAGGGCTTCCGTCACGTCGTCCTGCCGATGCTCAAACCGGTCACGGTCACGGCCCTCGTGCTCAACACGGTCGCCGTCTGGAACGACTTCTTCACCCCGCTGCTGTACCTCAGCGGCAGCGCCCAGCAGACCATGCCGGTCGCGATCGCGGGCTTCGTCGGCCAGTACGTCACCGACTGGAACCTCATCCTCGCCGCACTGGTGATCAGCATCCTGCCCGTCCTGCTCGTCTACTTCCTGTTGCAGCGCAGCATCATCAACGGCTTCGCGGGAGGGCTGCGCGGATGA
- a CDS encoding glycoside hydrolase family 78 protein — MSHAQHDGGGPDREAANGDSSRRDGRGVRRRSVLAASAVAVPVAAGALGGQGTVYAAPSRGTERAAVFGLTVEHRTDPLGVDAARPRFGWRMRSSVRGRSQGAYQILVASSPDRLTAARADVWNSGHVRSSDSVAVRYVGSPLHASTRYHWTVTVWDAEGRPVGTASPAFFETGLMSTDGVAGWDGAQWIGMKGKTPNSAGAPMLRKEEPLRSAGPGRNRPPVREARLYVSALGVYEAHINGRQVTVPQDGGTTTELLPPGSTNYDARVNYMTYDVTDLVTRTSHVTLAFVLGNGWYNGHISDGSTYYSKDGNALAVKAKLLIRYADGTSQTVVSGPDHGWKATDTGPCRADDIYDGQTYDARMELPGWTAHGFDDSAWSDVERVAFDDTFPDARLVAYPGETARLMPKWDRRPRSITVATGVTGQDGSSGGRGRIVVDPARTVSDPAQAASAPVTIGKGETAVFDLGQNMVGVARYSLRGPAGATVEFRFGEMLNDDSAGADGPEGSLYRANLRSAKATSTYVLKGDRNGETHQDSLTFYGFRHVSVTATDTVTITGLTGKVATSAIREIGTVTTDDPDINQLASNIRWGQRGNYLWVPTDCPQRDERLGWTGDTQVFSTTGLYNVDAGVFLSHFQDTVVDSQGIYGADKAQFTGVAPTGRFNFPGGGSGWADAGVIVPWTVWQMTGDATIVEDNWPAMTRYLDWIREQTGDTYAGQGSLTGDWLAPQKTSAQMMSDVYYGYVAQLMAQLARAIGKAAQGEAYERLFGRIRQAFITKYLSTEGGTVTVKSSLGEASPIEPGADPDEKTEDNSQTALLWVLKLGFYETEAQRRALVGHLADNIGNDAAYKAAHPKSSRVRYAENTLSVGFLGVNVLAPVLTDEGRADLAYELLHQDALPSWLFSVKNGATTVWERWNSYSKDDGFGPVSMNSFNHYAYGAIMEWMYAYMAGIARDPASPGFKHFLLQPHIDPTGRITRVSGTYESPYGEIRSEWQLEGRGRDLVYDVVVPANSEAVLRLPAVSADSVREGRTPLARAEGVRFIGYTDGMYACRLTSGRYRITSTLR; from the coding sequence GTGAGCCATGCACAACACGACGGGGGCGGCCCCGACCGTGAGGCAGCGAACGGCGACAGCTCCCGCCGAGACGGCAGGGGAGTCCGCCGACGGAGCGTGCTCGCCGCGTCGGCGGTCGCGGTGCCGGTAGCGGCGGGCGCCCTGGGCGGCCAAGGCACCGTGTACGCGGCACCCTCCCGCGGTACGGAGCGGGCCGCCGTGTTCGGTCTGACCGTGGAACACCGCACGGATCCCCTGGGCGTGGACGCCGCCCGCCCGCGCTTCGGCTGGCGCATGCGGTCGTCGGTCCGCGGCCGGAGCCAAGGTGCGTACCAGATCCTGGTGGCGAGCTCACCGGACAGGCTGACCGCCGCCCGCGCGGACGTCTGGAACAGCGGCCACGTCCGCTCCTCCGATTCCGTGGCCGTCCGCTACGTAGGCAGCCCGCTGCACGCCTCGACCCGCTACCACTGGACCGTCACCGTATGGGATGCCGAGGGCCGTCCGGTCGGCACCGCGTCCCCCGCCTTCTTCGAGACCGGACTGATGAGCACCGACGGCGTGGCCGGATGGGACGGTGCGCAGTGGATCGGGATGAAGGGCAAGACCCCCAACTCGGCCGGCGCGCCGATGCTGCGAAAGGAGGAACCCCTCAGGAGCGCGGGCCCCGGAAGGAACCGCCCGCCGGTCCGTGAGGCGCGGCTGTACGTCTCCGCCCTCGGCGTGTACGAGGCCCACATCAACGGACGCCAAGTGACCGTGCCGCAGGACGGCGGCACCACGACCGAACTGCTGCCCCCGGGCTCGACGAACTACGACGCGCGCGTCAACTACATGACCTACGACGTCACCGACCTCGTGACGCGAACGTCGCACGTCACCCTCGCGTTCGTCCTCGGCAACGGCTGGTACAACGGCCACATCTCCGACGGCAGTACCTACTACTCGAAGGACGGCAACGCGCTGGCCGTCAAGGCCAAGCTGCTGATCCGGTACGCCGACGGGACGTCGCAGACGGTCGTCAGCGGACCGGACCACGGCTGGAAGGCCACGGACACCGGCCCCTGCCGTGCCGACGACATCTACGACGGCCAGACCTACGACGCCCGGATGGAGTTGCCGGGCTGGACGGCCCACGGATTCGACGACTCCGCGTGGTCGGACGTGGAACGAGTCGCCTTCGACGACACGTTCCCCGACGCACGACTCGTCGCCTACCCGGGTGAGACCGCGCGCCTGATGCCGAAGTGGGACCGCCGACCGCGGTCGATCACCGTCGCCACCGGGGTGACCGGACAGGACGGCAGTTCGGGCGGCCGGGGGCGCATCGTCGTGGACCCGGCCCGCACGGTGTCGGACCCCGCGCAGGCGGCCTCCGCCCCGGTCACGATCGGCAAGGGCGAGACCGCCGTCTTCGACCTCGGTCAGAACATGGTCGGAGTGGCCCGTTACAGTCTGCGCGGCCCGGCCGGAGCCACGGTCGAGTTCAGGTTCGGCGAGATGCTCAACGACGACAGCGCGGGCGCGGACGGCCCCGAGGGTTCCCTCTACCGGGCCAACCTCCGCAGCGCCAAGGCCACCAGCACGTACGTCCTGAAAGGCGACCGGAACGGCGAGACCCACCAGGACTCCCTGACCTTCTACGGCTTCCGCCACGTCTCCGTCACCGCCACGGACACCGTCACGATCACCGGCCTGACCGGCAAGGTCGCCACGTCCGCGATCCGCGAGATCGGCACCGTCACCACCGACGATCCCGACATCAACCAGCTGGCGAGCAACATACGGTGGGGCCAGCGTGGCAACTACCTCTGGGTGCCCACCGATTGCCCGCAGCGCGACGAACGCCTCGGCTGGACCGGTGACACGCAGGTCTTCTCCACGACCGGCCTGTACAACGTGGACGCGGGTGTCTTCCTCAGCCACTTCCAGGACACCGTGGTCGACTCCCAGGGCATCTACGGTGCGGACAAGGCGCAGTTCACCGGGGTCGCCCCCACGGGACGGTTCAACTTCCCGGGCGGCGGCAGCGGTTGGGCGGACGCCGGAGTCATCGTGCCGTGGACGGTGTGGCAGATGACCGGTGATGCGACCATCGTCGAGGACAACTGGCCGGCGATGACCCGCTACCTGGACTGGATCCGGGAGCAGACCGGCGACACCTACGCCGGACAGGGCTCCCTCACCGGTGACTGGCTGGCGCCTCAGAAGACCAGCGCCCAGATGATGAGCGACGTCTACTACGGCTATGTCGCACAGCTGATGGCGCAGCTGGCCCGCGCGATCGGCAAGGCGGCTCAGGGAGAGGCGTACGAACGGCTCTTCGGACGCATCAGGCAGGCGTTCATCACCAAGTACCTCAGCACCGAAGGCGGCACCGTCACCGTCAAGTCCAGCCTGGGCGAGGCCTCTCCGATCGAGCCGGGCGCCGACCCCGACGAGAAGACGGAGGACAACAGCCAGACAGCGCTGCTGTGGGTCCTCAAGCTCGGCTTCTACGAGACGGAGGCGCAGCGCCGTGCGCTCGTCGGGCATCTCGCCGACAACATCGGCAACGACGCGGCCTACAAGGCGGCGCATCCGAAGAGCAGCCGGGTCAGGTACGCCGAGAACACGCTGTCCGTCGGCTTCCTCGGCGTCAACGTCCTCGCCCCCGTCCTCACGGACGAGGGCCGCGCGGACCTGGCCTACGAGCTGCTGCACCAGGACGCGTTGCCGTCCTGGCTCTTCTCCGTGAAGAACGGTGCCACCACCGTCTGGGAGCGCTGGAACTCCTACTCCAAGGACGACGGGTTCGGCCCGGTCAGCATGAACTCCTTCAACCACTACGCCTACGGCGCGATCATGGAGTGGATGTACGCCTACATGGCCGGCATCGCCCGTGACCCGGCCAGCCCCGGCTTCAAGCACTTCCTGCTCCAACCCCACATCGACCCGACCGGCAGGATCACGCGGGTGTCGGGCACGTACGAGTCCCCGTACGGCGAGATCAGGAGCGAGTGGCAGCTGGAGGGCAGAGGGAGGGACCTGGTGTACGACGTGGTGGTGCCCGCGAACAGCGAGGCGGTACTGCGACTTCCGGCGGTTTCGGCCGACTCCGTCCGCGAAGGACGAACCCCGTTGGCACGAGCGGAGGGCGTGCGCTTCATCGGTTACACCGACGGCATGTACGCCTGCCGGCTGACGTCCGGCCGGTACCGCATCACCTCCACGCTTCGCTGA